One segment of Pandoraea pnomenusa DNA contains the following:
- a CDS encoding CysB family HTH-type transcriptional regulator yields the protein MNLHQFRFVREAVRQNFNLTEAAKALFTSQPGVSKAIIELEEELGVDIFARHGKRIRNLTEPGRIIFESVERILLEVESLKRIGKDYAAQDQGSLTIATTHTQARYSLPHAVAEFKKRYPKVRLSILQGSPTQIAEMVLHDQADLAIATEAIAGYKDLVSLPCYQWQHVAVVPPDHPLLQLPSVGIEDLAKFPLITYDPQFAGRAKIDQAFALRHVQPDIVLEAIDADVIKTYVELGLGVGILAGVAFDPERDRNLRAIQVGHLFGTNVTRVALKQGAYLRGYVFTMVELLSPILTRKLVEQALRGEHESYEL from the coding sequence ATGAACTTGCATCAGTTCCGTTTCGTGCGCGAAGCCGTCCGTCAGAATTTCAACCTGACCGAGGCCGCCAAGGCGCTGTTCACCTCACAACCAGGGGTGTCGAAGGCGATCATCGAGCTGGAAGAAGAGCTCGGCGTGGACATCTTTGCGCGGCATGGCAAGCGCATCCGCAACCTGACGGAGCCCGGGCGCATCATCTTCGAGTCCGTCGAGCGCATCCTGCTGGAGGTCGAGAGCCTCAAGCGCATCGGCAAGGACTATGCGGCGCAGGATCAGGGCAGTCTGACCATCGCCACCACCCATACGCAGGCGCGCTATTCGTTGCCGCACGCGGTGGCCGAATTCAAGAAGCGTTACCCCAAGGTGCGCCTCTCGATCCTGCAGGGCAGCCCGACGCAGATTGCCGAAATGGTGTTGCACGACCAGGCGGACCTGGCCATTGCCACCGAGGCGATCGCCGGCTACAAGGATCTGGTCTCGCTGCCGTGCTATCAGTGGCAGCACGTGGCCGTGGTGCCGCCGGATCATCCGCTGCTTCAGTTGCCGTCCGTGGGCATCGAGGATCTGGCCAAGTTCCCCCTGATTACGTATGACCCGCAGTTCGCCGGCCGCGCCAAGATCGATCAGGCGTTTGCGCTGCGTCACGTGCAGCCGGACATCGTGCTCGAAGCGATCGATGCCGACGTCATCAAGACCTATGTCGAGCTGGGGCTGGGCGTGGGCATTCTCGCGGGCGTGGCGTTCGACCCGGAGCGCGACCGCAATCTCCGGGCGATTCAGGTGGGGCATCTGTTCGGCACGAATGTGACCCGCGTGGCCCTCAAGCAGGGCGCCTATCTGCGCGGCTATGTTTTCACGATGGTCGAACTGCTCTCGCCGATCCTGACCCGCAAGCTCGTCGAACAGGCGCTGCGCGGCGAGCACGAGAGCTACGAGCTGTAA
- a CDS encoding phosphoadenylyl-sulfate reductase, translated as MALLDEMEAVLAERLARIAGAHRNVKFASSLAAEDMLITHVILRQRLPITVFTLNTGRLHDETLGMIDKIKARYGYDVAQYAPNAEAVEQYVSAHGANAFYESVDLRKACCQIRKVEPLGRALADADAWLTGQRREQSVTRGELAFAEHDDARGIAKYNPIFDWTEAQVWAYLTARDVPVNPLHARGYPSIGCEPCTRAIRPGEDSRAGRWWWESRDSKECGLHAANLSKIPVSVQQG; from the coding sequence ATGGCGTTGCTCGACGAAATGGAAGCCGTGCTGGCCGAGCGCCTGGCCCGTATCGCGGGGGCGCATCGTAACGTGAAATTCGCCAGCAGTCTGGCCGCCGAGGACATGCTGATCACGCACGTGATCCTGCGCCAGCGACTGCCCATCACCGTGTTCACGCTCAATACGGGGCGTCTGCATGACGAGACGCTTGGCATGATCGACAAGATCAAGGCGCGCTACGGCTATGACGTGGCGCAGTACGCGCCCAACGCCGAGGCCGTGGAGCAGTACGTGAGCGCGCATGGCGCGAACGCCTTTTACGAAAGCGTGGATCTGCGCAAGGCGTGCTGCCAGATTCGCAAGGTCGAGCCGCTCGGCCGCGCGCTTGCCGACGCCGACGCCTGGCTGACGGGACAGCGCCGCGAGCAGTCGGTCACGCGTGGCGAGCTGGCGTTCGCCGAGCACGACGACGCACGCGGCATCGCCAAGTACAACCCGATTTTCGACTGGACGGAAGCGCAGGTGTGGGCGTACCTCACCGCGCGCGACGTGCCGGTCAACCCGCTGCACGCACGCGGCTACCCGAGCATCGGGTGCGAGCCGTGCACGCGCGCGATTCGCCCGGGCGAGGACAGCCGGGCAGGGCGCTGGTGGTGGGAGTCGCGCGACAGCAAGGAATGCGGGCTGCACGCGGCCAACCTGAGCAAGATCCCCGTGTCGGTGCAGCAGGGCTGA
- a CDS encoding NAD(P)-dependent oxidoreductase, translating to MTTYTVAFIGLGAMGGQMVRHLIAAGHRLHVYARRPEAAAPYEALGAKRFETPAQAAADADFVITNVTTTQDVEDVLLGTDGVVHGARAGTICVDHSTISAEATRRMAARLARHEIQLVDAPVSGGPSRAADASLSIMVGAPDVVFARVRPLLSVLGSTITHVGDVGAGQVAKACNQIVQVINIQGIAEAMLFAARNGVDQDKVIEAISQGLAGSRMLDMMGPKMAHRDFSAGIEARLHDKDFSMILEAVADAGLSLPALSLVKRQLSALMENGWGRDDTSSLLRVLEGQQQVH from the coding sequence ATGACGACTTACACGGTAGCGTTTATTGGCCTGGGGGCCATGGGCGGTCAGATGGTGCGCCATCTGATCGCGGCCGGCCATCGGTTGCATGTCTATGCGCGTCGGCCGGAAGCGGCGGCACCCTACGAGGCGTTGGGCGCGAAGCGGTTCGAAACGCCGGCCCAGGCTGCCGCCGACGCCGACTTCGTGATCACGAACGTTACGACCACGCAGGACGTGGAGGACGTGCTGCTGGGCACGGACGGGGTGGTTCACGGCGCTCGGGCGGGCACGATCTGCGTGGATCACAGCACGATTTCGGCGGAGGCGACGCGGCGCATGGCGGCGCGACTGGCGCGTCACGAGATTCAGCTTGTCGACGCGCCGGTGTCGGGCGGGCCGTCGCGTGCCGCCGATGCGTCGCTGTCGATCATGGTGGGCGCGCCGGACGTGGTTTTCGCGCGGGTGCGGCCATTGCTGTCGGTGCTGGGCTCGACCATCACGCATGTGGGCGACGTCGGCGCCGGGCAGGTGGCGAAGGCGTGCAACCAGATCGTTCAGGTGATCAATATCCAGGGCATTGCGGAGGCGATGTTGTTCGCGGCGCGCAACGGCGTCGATCAGGACAAGGTCATCGAGGCGATTTCGCAGGGTCTGGCGGGCAGCCGCATGCTCGACATGATGGGTCCCAAGATGGCGCATCGCGACTTCTCGGCGGGCATCGAGGCCCGATTGCACGACAAGGATTTCTCGATGATCCTGGAAGCGGTGGCCGACGCCGGCCTGTCGTTGCCGGCGCTGTCGCTGGTCAAGAGGCAACTGAGCGCGCTGATGGAAAACGGCTGGGGGCGCGACGATACGTCGTCATTGCTGCGTGTGCTGGAAGGCCAGCAGCAGGTCCACTGA
- a CDS encoding ABC transporter substrate-binding protein, translated as MTLAGIATAARADITVGIDLSSTGPAAAIGIASKNAMQLWPARIGGQKAHYIFLDDASDPGTAVKNTRKLISENKVDVIVGPNITPSALAMLDPVSEAQTPMITLIGSAVVVEPQDAKRRWAFKMAANDSAMADVMTRYMANHGIKTVGFIGFADAYGESWLKEFSKFAELRKLKLVAQERFNRTDTSVTGQVLKVMAAKPDAILVAGSGTPAALPQRTLQERGYTGKIYQTHGIATYDFVRVGGKDVEGTLFPTQPGVVAKSLPAGHPARAAALAFTKQYEAKYGADTVTQFAADAYGVWDLLNDAVPRAVKVAAPGTPAFRVALRDALESTHNLAIPNGIMNLSPQDHVGLDQRAGVMGQIKNGKFVYVSD; from the coding sequence ATGACCCTGGCCGGCATCGCAACGGCCGCCCGTGCCGACATCACGGTCGGTATCGATCTGTCGTCCACCGGACCGGCAGCGGCCATCGGTATTGCCAGCAAGAACGCCATGCAGCTCTGGCCGGCACGGATCGGCGGACAGAAGGCGCATTACATCTTCCTGGACGACGCCTCCGACCCCGGCACCGCCGTGAAGAACACCCGCAAGCTCATCAGCGAGAACAAGGTCGACGTCATCGTCGGTCCGAACATCACGCCCAGCGCGCTCGCGATGCTTGACCCGGTATCCGAGGCGCAAACGCCGATGATCACGCTGATCGGGTCGGCCGTCGTTGTCGAGCCCCAGGACGCCAAGCGCCGCTGGGCGTTCAAGATGGCCGCGAACGACTCCGCCATGGCCGACGTCATGACCCGTTACATGGCCAATCACGGCATCAAGACGGTCGGTTTCATCGGTTTCGCGGATGCCTATGGCGAGAGTTGGCTCAAGGAATTCTCGAAGTTCGCCGAGTTGCGCAAGCTCAAGCTCGTGGCGCAGGAGCGATTCAATCGCACCGATACGAGCGTGACCGGGCAGGTGCTGAAGGTCATGGCCGCCAAGCCTGACGCGATTCTGGTCGCCGGTTCGGGCACGCCGGCGGCATTGCCCCAGCGCACGTTGCAGGAACGCGGATACACCGGGAAGATCTATCAGACGCACGGCATCGCCACGTACGACTTCGTTCGCGTCGGCGGCAAGGATGTCGAGGGCACGCTGTTCCCGACGCAGCCGGGCGTCGTTGCAAAATCGCTGCCGGCCGGGCATCCGGCGCGCGCGGCCGCGCTGGCGTTCACGAAGCAATACGAGGCGAAATACGGCGCGGATACCGTGACGCAGTTCGCCGCCGACGCCTATGGCGTGTGGGATCTGCTCAATGACGCCGTGCCGCGCGCCGTCAAGGTGGCCGCACCCGGCACGCCCGCGTTCCGGGTGGCGCTGCGCGACGCGCTCGAGTCCACCCACAATCTGGCGATCCCGAACGGCATCATGAACCTGAGCCCGCAGGACCACGTCGGCCTGGATCAACGTGCCGGTGTGATGGGCCAGATCAAGAACGGCAAGTTCGTCTACGTCTCGGACTGA
- a CDS encoding sulfite exporter TauE/SafE family protein, with protein sequence MSLWLEPLSGFGVGLLVGLTGVGGGSLMTPLLTLLLGYAAPVAVGTDLAFAAITKSFGTVAHRSHGHVKWHIVRRLTLGALPAALVTIVFLKRLGGIDDGALHVIKLTIAASVLLTVLSLLFRAKLLGALRAHPNWQLTGRAQAVATVLVGAVIGVLVTISSIGAGAVGATLILMLYPQLEPAEVAGTDIAYAVPLTAIAALGHIWLETVHWALLGSLLIGSLPGIWLGAKLTRHLPERVVRGALAATLTLAAVKLVG encoded by the coding sequence ATGTCGCTGTGGCTCGAACCCCTCTCCGGATTTGGCGTCGGCCTGCTGGTCGGCCTGACCGGCGTGGGAGGCGGCTCGCTGATGACGCCTCTGCTCACGCTGCTGCTCGGCTACGCCGCGCCCGTGGCGGTGGGGACCGACCTGGCGTTCGCGGCGATCACCAAGAGCTTCGGCACGGTGGCGCATCGCTCGCACGGCCACGTGAAGTGGCACATCGTGCGGCGTCTCACGCTGGGCGCACTGCCGGCGGCGCTGGTCACCATCGTTTTCCTGAAGCGGCTCGGCGGCATCGACGACGGCGCCTTGCACGTCATCAAGCTCACGATTGCCGCGTCGGTGCTGCTGACCGTGCTTTCACTGCTGTTCCGCGCGAAGCTGCTCGGCGCGTTGCGCGCGCATCCCAACTGGCAGTTGACGGGGCGGGCGCAGGCGGTTGCAACGGTGCTGGTGGGCGCCGTGATCGGCGTGCTCGTGACGATTTCCTCGATTGGCGCCGGTGCCGTGGGCGCGACGCTGATCCTGATGCTGTACCCACAGTTGGAGCCGGCCGAAGTCGCGGGTACGGACATCGCCTACGCCGTGCCCCTCACTGCCATTGCCGCGCTCGGCCATATCTGGCTCGAGACGGTGCACTGGGCGTTGCTTGGCAGTCTGCTGATCGGCTCGCTGCCCGGGATCTGGCTGGGCGCGAAGCTCACCCGCCACCTGCCCGAGCGCGTCGTGCGCGGCGCGCTGGCGGCAACGCTCACGCTCGCGGCGGTCAAGCTGGTCGGCTGA